The Drosophila mauritiana strain mau12 chromosome 2R, ASM438214v1, whole genome shotgun sequence genome has a segment encoding these proteins:
- the LOC117135699 gene encoding uncharacterized protein LOC117135699 codes for MAEVLEEFITLTPLTCVQQCNALLGSTSGKPRSCFVFFTLFGVYCGVLIFRAYRTYSSKQEGVEEKMTEGVTLEAKAEDLNIEPGPSLVHGYVDQTKPILLQPVGFSSTDMRWRYCNDLPEAELAQGSDCENRVTEKDDIDDLERMSNVVDDNDVQKPVASTSMATARAPEDNADGEHVEPTPFSV; via the exons ATGGCTGAAGTCCTTGAGGAATTCATCACCCTAACGCCCTTGACTTGTGTGCAACAATGCAATGCTTTACTAGGGTCAACGTCGGGAAAGCCGAGAAGCTGCTTCGTATTTTTTACACTATTTGGCGTATACTGCGGCGTTCTCATCTTTCGGGCGTATCGCACATATTCCTCTAAGCAAGAAGGAGTCGAGGAGAAGATGACCGAAGGAGTTACCCTTGAGGCTAAGGCGGAAGATTTGAACATAGAACCAGGTCCCAGTCTTGTACATGGATATGTAGATCAAACAAAGCCGATTCTGTTGCAACCCGTCGGTTTTTCCAGTACTGACATGAG ATGGCGCTATTGCAACGACTTGCCGGAAGCAGAATTAGCACAAGGCTCTGATTGTGAAAACAGAGTAACCGAAAAAGATGACATTGATGACCTCGAAAGGATGAGCAATGTTGTGGATGATAATGATGTGCAGAAGCCGGTTGCATCCACATCGATGGCAACGGCTCGGGCGCCTGAGGATAACGCCGATGGTGAACACGTCGAGCCCACACCATTTTCGGTGTGA